A portion of the Candidatus Bathyarchaeum sp. genome contains these proteins:
- a CDS encoding ABC transporter ATP-binding protein/permease, with amino-acid sequence MKNTETQKPKRKTGFRRLIEIAGTKKWWLFASMALAVIATVVQFIPVVTVYMIIVELAEHATDISQLNSALLYNLGFISLISFASWGILLYTSSMLSHIAAFNILYEMRVKIAKKLTKLSMGFFTQKASGKIKKVMSEDVEKVELFVAHHIPDITSAVVFPIIMMIYLFFADWRLALAAFVPIPFAFAVQMKMMSSVDTYRQYHNSLETMNAAVVEYVRGMPVVKVFNASSDSFKRLKTAISSYRKFIIKLTNEYAQIYPSFLTVISSSLVFIIPVAVFLLSGMNTYEQFMPTVFLFLIVGGGMFFPFLKLMFVSGYLREISIGVERVDEILYTPEITETDFEHQPKDFSVEFDNVTFGYTDSNVLNNVSFIAKPKTVTALVGPSGAGKTTIGFLTARFWDVNFGAIRIGGVDIKDLRTETLMNYVSFVFQDGFLFFDTIEENIRMGNQTASKEDVIAAAKAAQCHEFIMNLPHGYDTLIGEGGTYLSGGEQQRISIARAILKNAPIVVLDEATAYADPENEGKIVEALAQLIKNKTVIVIAHRLSTVVDADQILVIDNGQIVQTGKHDDLVAVDGLYKTMWDTYSRSREWTIEKIGRAVA; translated from the coding sequence ATGAAAAATACTGAAACACAAAAACCAAAAAGAAAAACTGGGTTCCGTCGGCTTATAGAAATAGCGGGAACAAAAAAATGGTGGCTTTTTGCGTCAATGGCTTTGGCTGTAATTGCCACTGTGGTACAATTCATTCCGGTTGTTACCGTGTATATGATAATTGTTGAGCTTGCTGAACATGCAACTGACATTTCACAACTTAACAGCGCGTTACTCTATAATCTAGGATTCATAAGTTTAATTTCGTTTGCTTCATGGGGCATTTTACTTTATACATCATCAATGCTTTCCCATATTGCAGCGTTCAATATTCTTTATGAAATGAGAGTAAAAATCGCTAAAAAACTCACCAAATTATCCATGGGCTTTTTTACGCAAAAAGCTAGCGGCAAAATCAAAAAGGTAATGTCTGAAGACGTTGAAAAAGTGGAACTATTTGTTGCTCATCATATTCCGGACATAACAAGCGCAGTCGTATTTCCAATAATTATGATGATATACCTATTCTTTGCAGACTGGCGCCTCGCACTGGCTGCTTTTGTTCCAATTCCCTTTGCATTTGCGGTTCAAATGAAAATGATGTCATCAGTTGACACATACAGGCAGTACCACAATTCTCTTGAAACGATGAACGCTGCTGTAGTCGAGTACGTCCGAGGAATGCCCGTAGTAAAAGTCTTTAACGCGTCGTCAGACTCTTTTAAGCGTCTAAAAACGGCAATTTCATCCTACAGAAAGTTTATCATTAAACTAACCAACGAATACGCTCAAATATATCCTTCTTTCCTTACGGTCATCTCTTCATCTTTAGTTTTCATTATCCCTGTTGCAGTATTCTTGCTGTCTGGAATGAACACCTATGAGCAATTTATGCCTACAGTATTCCTATTTCTTATTGTAGGCGGAGGAATGTTTTTCCCATTTCTTAAACTCATGTTTGTTAGCGGCTACTTACGCGAAATCAGCATTGGTGTTGAAAGAGTCGATGAGATTCTTTATACTCCGGAGATAACGGAAACCGATTTTGAACATCAACCTAAAGATTTCTCCGTAGAATTTGATAATGTGACTTTTGGCTATACTGATTCGAATGTGCTAAACAATGTCTCATTTATTGCAAAACCTAAAACTGTAACTGCTTTGGTGGGTCCATCAGGTGCTGGGAAAACAACTATTGGTTTTCTCACTGCTCGATTCTGGGACGTTAATTTTGGAGCGATTCGTATTGGTGGTGTAGACATCAAAGACTTGCGAACAGAAACTCTGATGAACTATGTGTCCTTTGTTTTCCAAGATGGTTTTCTGTTTTTTGACACAATTGAAGAAAACATCCGTATGGGTAACCAAACTGCATCAAAAGAGGATGTTATAGCTGCGGCGAAGGCAGCACAGTGTCATGAGTTCATCATGAATCTTCCTCACGGTTATGACACCCTTATTGGAGAAGGGGGAACGTATCTGTCAGGAGGCGAACAACAAAGAATTAGTATCGCACGCGCGATTTTGAAGAATGCACCCATCGTTGTTCTTGATGAAGCAACTGCCTACGCTGACCCTGAAAACGAAGGAAAAATTGTTGAAGCTCTTGCTCAGCTCATCAAAAACAAAACGGTTATCGTGATTGCACATCGGCTGTCTACCGTGGTGGACGCTGATCAGATTCTTGTAATTGATAACGGACAGATAGTGCAAACTGGAAAACATGACGATTTAGTTGCCGTTGATGGTTTGTACAAAACTATGTGGGATACGTATTCGCGTTCAAGAGAATGGACAATTGAAAAAATAGGGAGGGCTGTAGCATGA
- a CDS encoding ABC transporter ATP-binding protein, producing LSGGQQQMVSIAQALVKNPHLLLLDEPTNNLDLQKQLELFELIKGITTKNKIVTLAGLHGINFAARYADEIVVMHNGTVHSSGSPSRVINEKMIREVYGVNATITSTVEGIPQVSPICSVRCLPWLKKNTSSIRCLEPQSTTGEAT from the coding sequence CGTTAAGTGGAGGGCAACAGCAAATGGTGTCTATTGCTCAAGCTCTTGTAAAAAATCCTCATCTGCTCTTGCTGGATGAGCCCACAAATAATCTAGACCTCCAAAAACAACTGGAACTTTTTGAGTTAATCAAAGGAATCACAACAAAAAATAAGATAGTAACCCTTGCAGGTTTGCATGGCATCAATTTTGCTGCTAGGTATGCTGATGAAATTGTTGTAATGCATAATGGAACTGTTCACTCTTCTGGGTCTCCTTCACGGGTAATCAATGAAAAAATGATTCGTGAAGTGTACGGGGTAAACGCTACAATCACTTCAACTGTTGAAGGGATACCGCAAGTATCTCCGATATGTTCGGTGCGTTGTCTGCCTTGGTTGAAAAAAAACACTAGTTCTATTCGTTGTTTAGAGCCACAAAGCACAACGGGAGAAGCAACATGA